One genomic window of Gossypium hirsutum isolate 1008001.06 chromosome D11, Gossypium_hirsutum_v2.1, whole genome shotgun sequence includes the following:
- the LOC107924385 gene encoding patellin-4 — translation MGKKRENINKAKESGKVQDQNMANLFDYEIALQVQEGHEKGCPSQTNSDQETDEETFEEPPSVREDRLNVAKRMKERKFKALVEFRCRVEDAILGDYLFGKPSNKVGGEDNAKAIEQLKEITLWGVPLMPSKRHGGTDIVLLKFLEAKDYKVLEALEMLQRTLKWRKEFKADEILEENLVPGFENLTYQNSRDKDGHPVYYNVYGALKDQQTQYRILASEEKREKFLRWRVQYMEKAIKELRFQPGGTNSIVQIIDMKHAQGPTTKELRSVCRKSWKLFQDHYPHLIHLNIIINVPLWYYISHTFSSRLKTQRKKSKIVIARPGKVTSTLLKFIPPENLPVEYGGFKRDNDDDFSPEDKVSEVTVRANAFEHIRIPAPQAGVTMVWDLTVVVSCDVSYKEEFIPDDEGSYKVLLQNEKEKKKGEGVRNSFYISEPGKIVITFDNPLLKKKVLYRYKTKPTVPIYVLNKK, via the exons ATggggaagaaaagagaaaacatcAACAAAGCAAAAGAAAGTGGCAAGGTTCAGGATCAAAACATGGCTAATCTATTTGATTATGAGATTGCCCTCCAAGTTCAAGAGGGCCATGAGAAAGGGTGTCCAAGTCAAACCAACTCCGACCAAGAAACCGATGAGGAAACCTTTGAAGAACCTCCATCCGTTCGAGAAGATAGACTGAATGTTGCAAAGAGAATGAAGGAAAGGAAATTCAAGGCCTTGGTTGAATTTAGGTGCCGAGTTGAAGATGCGATTCTTGGGGATTATCTCTTTGGGAAACCAAGCAACAAAGTTGGTGGAGAAGACAACGCAAAGGCCATTGAACAACTGAAAGAGATTACACTTTGGGGTGTACCATTGATGCCAAGCAAACGCCATGGAGGAACCGACATTGTGCTGTTGAAATTCTTGGAAGCAAAAGATTACAAGGTGCTTGAGGCCTTGGAGATGCTTCAGAGGACGTTAAAATGGCGGAAGGAATTCAAAGCCGATGAAATCCTGGAAGAAAATCTGGTTCCTGGTTTCGAAAACTTGACTTATCAAAACAGTAGAGACAAGGACGGTCACCCTGTGTATTACAACGTATACGGTGCCTTGAAAGACCAGCAAACCCAATATAGGATACTTGCTTCAGAAGAGAAGCGCGAAAAGTTCTTGAGATGGAGAGTTCAATACATGGAGAAGGCTATCAAGGAACTCAGGTTTCAACCCGGTGGAACCAACTCCATTGTTCAGATCATAGATATGAAGCACGCACAAGGGCCTACCACAAAGGAACTTCGTTCTGTTTGTCGAAAATCTTGGAAGTTGTTTCAAGATCATTATCCTCACCTCATCCATCTAAAT ATAATCATAAATGTTCCCTTGTGGTATTATATCTCCCATACGTTTTCTTCCCGGCTGAAAACTCAGAGAAAGAAAAGCAAGATTGTTATTGCCAGACCAGGGAAAGTTACTTCCACTCTTCTCAA GTTTATACCCCCAGAAAACCTTCCAGTTGAATATGGAGGTTTCAAAAGAGATAACGACGACGACTTTTCCCCAGAAGACAAGGTTTCAGAGGTTACGGTTAGAGCAAATGCATTTGAGCACATCCGAATTCCAGCTCCTCAG GCTGGAGTGACAATGGTTTGGGATTTAACAGTGGTAGTATCATGTGATGTATCCTACAAGGAAGAGTTCATTCCAGACGATGAAGGGTCGTACAAAGTGTTGCTCCAAAACgagaaggaaaagaagaaaggaGAGGGTGTTAGGAATTCATTTTATATTAGTGAACCAGGGAAGATAGTTATAACCTTTGATAACCCCTTGCTCAAGAAGAAGGTTCTCTATAGATATAAAACCAAACCCACTGTTCCCATCTACGTCTTAAATAAGAAATAG
- the LOC107924386 gene encoding TOM1-like protein 2 has translation MDKAKLSEWGEKLRTGGAQMSRMVSGKMKEILQGPTSEWKVVDEATSETLEEPNWGLNMKICAMINSEEFNGTEIVRAIKKKISGKNAVTQWLSLDLLEACTTNCEKVASEVASEKVLEEMMKMIENPNTDHGNRGRALQLIRAWGQSQDLAYLPVFHQTYESLKERSTHVPVGNGKSGLLQYSLESCMRLPPSEDYPVNDPELHASDFAYNYGNLSVEQKKEVFEVTRNSLEVLSSMLVKETEPKPTMDELTKSMLEKCKQSQPVIQMIIEGTTDDDGILFEALNLNDELQQVISKFEELEAGSMSGRQHTENSGTTAANATVPVETCNENTISDSPSTHDETKTTASPSTHKETKISASDKVDTNEPAVTIKHD, from the exons ATGGATAAAGCAAAACTCTCTGAATGGGGCGAGAAACTGAGAACGGGTGGAGCTCAAATGAGTAGAATGGTTAGTGGGAAAATGAAGGAAATTCTTCAAGGCCCCACATCCGAGTGGAAAGTCGTCGATGAGGCCACTTCTGAGACATTAGAAGAACCCAACTGGGGATTGAACATGAAGATATGTGCTATGATCAACAGCGAAGAGTTCAATGGGACCGAAATTGTTAGGGCCATCAAGAAGAAGATTTCGGGCAAAAACGCCGTCACCCAATGGTTGAGCCTCGATTTGTTGGAAGCTTGTACCACCAATTGCGAGAAGGTAGCTTCCGAGGTGGCTTCCGAGAAAGTTTTGGAAGAgatgatgaagatgattgagAATCCCAACACTGATCACGGGAATAGAGGAAGGGCCTTGCAGTTGATTCGTGCTTGGGGACAATCTCAGGATCTTGCTTACCTCCCTGTGTTTCACCAAACTTATgag AGCTTGAAAGAAAGGAGTACACATGTACCAGTAGGTAACGGGAAATCAGGCCTTTTGCAGTATTCCTTGGAGTCTTGTATGAGATTGCCTCCCTCTGAAGATTATCCTGTCAATGACCCAGAATTGCATGCCAGTGATTTTGCCTACAACTATGGGAATCTTTCTGTTGAGCAAAAGAAGGAAGTTTTCGAAGTAACTCGGAACAGCCTTGAGGTGCTTTCTAGCATGTTGGTTAAGGAAACCGAGCCGAAACCCACAATG GACGAGTTGACAAAGAGCATGTTGGAGAAGTGCAAGCAATCCCAGCCTGTTATTCAGATGATCATAGAAGGCACTACTGATGATGATGGAATTCTCTTTGAGGCACTGAATCTGAATGATGAGCTTCAACAGGTCATCTCCAAATTCGAGGAACTGGAAGCCGGCTCAATGTCTGGAAGACAGCATACCGAAAACTCTGGCACCACTGCAGCTAATGCCACTGTTCCAGTTGAGACCTGTAACGAAAATACGATCAGTGATTCCCCTTCAACACATGATGAAACCAAGACAACAGCTTCTCCCTCGACCCATAAAGAAACCAAGATAAGTGCTTCCGACAAAGTAGACACTAATGAACCAGCAGTAACAATAAAACACGATTGA